The Chitinophagales bacterium genome contains a region encoding:
- a CDS encoding TolC family protein, translating into MKKLFIPVLILAGLAFNAGAQTQSTDTLRMSLRQAVDYALTTQTNVKNAMLDAEISRRQSQEYTGIALPQINGTFDFADYIKLPTSLIPAEFFGGEPGTYQPIQFGTQYNGTASLNASQLVFDGRYFLGLKATRALAELSSKNVDRTTIETTESVMKAYLTALITKERLSQLEANAASLKKTLDNTKALYQSGFVEKVDVDRITVGYNNLLTDKDKVEKFSQVSINLLKFQMGMDVNQILLLSDTLYEADFETILQNTAAANINNRVEYQILQTSYSLAEMNMKRYKVGYLPSLYAVGGYSYQAQVNEFDLIPSSKWYNTAYVGFTFSLPIFDGLQKARQIQQGKLEMMKRENNLNNFQNVMKLEVSTSKSNLENAIAALDVQRSNQELAGEIVSISRKKFELGVGSSLEVTDAETSYKDAQASYLSALYDAWTARIELEKALGTLVSNYGK; encoded by the coding sequence ATGAAAAAACTGTTTATTCCGGTATTGATCCTCGCGGGATTGGCCTTTAACGCCGGCGCACAAACCCAGTCAACTGACACCCTCCGGATGTCGTTGCGACAGGCGGTTGATTATGCATTAACGACGCAAACCAATGTAAAGAACGCAATGCTGGACGCCGAAATTTCGCGACGCCAGTCACAGGAATACACCGGTATCGCCTTGCCGCAGATCAACGGAACTTTCGACTTTGCGGATTATATTAAGCTGCCTACTTCGCTTATTCCCGCCGAATTTTTTGGAGGTGAACCCGGCACTTACCAACCTATTCAGTTTGGTACGCAATACAATGGAACAGCCAGCCTAAATGCTTCGCAGCTGGTGTTTGACGGGCGCTATTTTCTCGGGCTGAAAGCCACGAGGGCACTTGCCGAACTGAGTTCTAAAAATGTTGACCGTACCACAATTGAAACAACGGAAAGCGTGATGAAAGCTTACCTGACTGCATTGATAACAAAAGAACGGCTCTCACAACTGGAGGCCAACGCGGCAAGCCTTAAAAAAACGCTCGACAATACGAAAGCACTTTATCAAAGCGGCTTCGTTGAAAAGGTGGATGTAGACCGCATTACCGTTGGCTATAATAACCTGTTAACCGATAAAGATAAAGTTGAGAAGTTCAGCCAGGTCAGCATTAACCTCCTCAAGTTTCAGATGGGTATGGATGTGAATCAGATACTTCTCCTTTCCGATACACTTTATGAAGCAGATTTTGAAACAATACTGCAGAACACTGCAGCGGCCAATATCAATAACCGCGTTGAATACCAGATTCTCCAAACATCCTATTCCCTGGCCGAGATGAACATGAAACGCTATAAGGTGGGTTATCTTCCCAGCCTGTATGCTGTCGGCGGTTACAGTTACCAGGCACAGGTGAATGAATTTGACCTTATTCCTTCCAGCAAATGGTACAACACCGCATATGTCGGCTTCACCTTCAGCCTTCCCATCTTCGATGGTTTACAGAAAGCAAGACAGATTCAGCAGGGTAAACTTGAAATGATGAAAAGAGAAAACAACCTTAACAACTTTCAGAATGTAATGAAACTGGAAGTGTCTACATCAAAGTCGAACCTGGAGAATGCCATTGCCGCATTAGATGTGCAGCGCAGCAACCAGGAACTGGCAGGAGAAATTGTATCCATTTCGCGCAAAAAATTTGAATTGGGCGTTGGCAGCAGTTTGGAAGTGACGGATGCTGAAACTTCCTATAAAGATGCGCAGGCAAGCTACCTCTCCGCCTTATACGATGCATGGACAGCGAGAATTGAACTCGAGAAGGCATTAGGCACACTCGTAAGCAATTACGGAAAATAA
- a CDS encoding TetR/AcrR family transcriptional regulator translates to MSHPSKDSQSKTRERILLAAQELFYSYGIRSITMDDIARHLSISKKTIYHFFSDKHEIVQMLCRLDCDHNESRMQNIAEHAADAIDEVLQSMDFLSDMLSKMNPNLIYDLQKYHPESWKEFNAFRERHLLGTVEANLKKGIKQGLYRSDINIKIIARLRVEEVQMGLNPALFSPSKFNLHDVQLALLEHFLFGILTMQGIRLLAKYKAGKKLKKQKVVA, encoded by the coding sequence ATGAGCCACCCCAGCAAAGACAGTCAGAGTAAGACCCGCGAACGCATTTTGCTGGCCGCGCAGGAGCTGTTTTACAGTTATGGTATCCGCAGCATCACCATGGATGACATTGCGCGGCATCTTTCCATTTCCAAGAAAACGATTTACCATTTCTTCAGCGACAAGCATGAGATTGTGCAGATGCTTTGCCGGCTTGACTGCGACCACAATGAGTCGCGGATGCAAAACATTGCAGAACATGCAGCCGATGCCATTGATGAAGTGCTGCAGTCAATGGATTTCCTCAGCGATATGTTATCGAAGATGAATCCGAATCTCATCTACGACCTGCAGAAATATCACCCCGAAAGCTGGAAAGAGTTCAATGCCTTCCGTGAGCGGCACTTACTGGGAACAGTGGAAGCCAATCTGAAAAAAGGCATCAAACAAGGGTTGTACCGTTCCGACATCAATATCAAGATCATTGCAAGACTCCGGGTGGAAGAAGTGCAGATGGGCCTGAACCCTGCATTGTTTTCACCTTCCAAATTTAATCTTCATGATGTGCAGCTCGCTTTGCTCGAGCACTTCCTTTTTGGCATTCTTACCATGCAGGGCATCAGGCTGCTGGCAAAATATAAAGCAGGAAAAAAATTAAAAAAACAAAAAGTAGTAGCATGA